ATGCTTGCCGGATATTACCTTCGATACCCATAAGAGCCTCTATCGTTGTCGTTTCCTCCAGGCGCAATGAATACTTGTCGATTAGCTCCATCATCGGCTGCATATCTTTTCCCCGATTGTTGTAGTAGGCTAAGTTTTTCTGCATATTAGAGGCTGCACCTTCAATAAACTTTCTGGCCAGAAACAATCGTTTCTTCTTATTCTTATATGCCGAAGCCTGTGCCAGGAGCATTTTTCCTGATAGCAAGAAGTCGCGAGGCATAAAAGAACCGGTGTAATTTTCGTAATAATCGAAAAAATGGACTGCGATGTCATTGCTCCCAAGGAAATTGTATAAGCTGCTATTGGCCCTCAAAGAGCCAAACACATAGAAATCGCTAATTCCTTCAACGGGAATGTAGCGGGCTTGTCCTGCTTGTTCCTGTCCGTTTTCTCCCTCTTGGATCGGGACAAAGCGGATGGTATTGTCTTTTCGGGACAATTCGCCGGGGTTAAATAGATAATATGTCTTTTTCATTGCTCTTCTCCCGAGAAGCAGAATTCGTAATAGCTACAGTTTTTACAGATCCCGGAGTCGATAACAGGAGGACAATCCTCGTGACTGATAATCTGTAGGATCTCCTGCTCGATCTCTCTGATCCGTTCGCGATCTATGTCAGAAAGAATCACTTCTTCCTTTTTTCGTAGAGTCGGATACTCCAATATCCCCGTTGCTCCCAATACCCCATTACGCTCCAATACATATAAGTAATAGAGTAGTTGGAGTCTGTGGGCAGGCGATATTTTGTTAGACTTTTTGACCTCGTGTACCACTCTGTTTTTTGCATCGTAAAAGTCTATCTTGATGCCGTCCAACTCCAATTCTTGGTATCGCTCCGGTCGTTGCTGGTACGTTGTCTCATGGATCAATTTCCCCTCGTACACTAAATCAGATGTATGCTCCATCGTAATACCTGCAGAGAAAAGCCATAGCTTTCTCCGACAAACCTGATGATAGTTGAAGTGCGTGCCGGTGATAATCATAAAAACTCAAGTCCTTATTTCTTTTATTCAGCCATAATAAGGAGTATAACTTTTTGTTCTTTGGGAGAACCCAAGCAGAGACACAGAAAAGGAGTATCTCTGCTTGAGTTAATATAGCTATAGCTGATTTTCGTAATCGAAAGCCTGCAGCATCTCAATAAGGCGTTTTTCTGCAGCATCGAGGGCATCGGCACTTTCGTTTTCCACTACTACATGCGCTGCGCAGGGAAGAGTAATGAAAAGCTCGGCTCCGGCCTTTTCGTCCACGATAGGTTTGGCTTTAGGCTTTTCGCTACCGTCATCTACGAGTTTGGCTCGGATTGCTCCTGCCTGCGCATTGGCTTTGTCACTGATCGCAATAGCAAGAGTCTCCATCAAACTGAATGTACGCGCTTGATTGGATGTGATGCGCCAATGAATAAGGGCATGTGCCAGTGCAGGAATAATCTTATCCCGTCCTGCCTTGGGCAGGACTAAACATTTGCCAAAAACTGTTTCGCTCTCCACCCATCCATTTGCTCGCAACTTCTTTATCGTTTCTGGATCTATTTCCGGATCATGCTGATTGAGCGATACAGAAAACAGTGTACGCAAATCGATCGCAATATCGTAGACGAAGAGGCCGGAGGCTCGTTTATTGTCCGGGATCCAATGCCGGCGAGTCAGAGTGCTTCCGGTATCACGCAAGAACGATTCTATTTCCTCTTCCGAAAGCAAACTGCTTTGCCCGGCTAAACGGACATTAACGGGGTGATTGTCCGGCCTGTCACTGCGGTCGAATGTCAGATTCTCTTTGCTCACACCGCAAAGCAATGGATGTAATGGGCGCATAGCCGATACGGAGAGAGGGCTACGACGTTTTTTCGTGATACCGTCTCCTGCACGCATCCAACCGCCGATGAGCTGATCGGCATATTCAGGATCACATGGTGACCAAGGTTCTTTTTGTGTGAGTTCTTTTTTTGAGGAAATCTCATAGTTGAATGTAATGGGAGCCATTTGCACATTGAGACAGTCGGTGAAGGCTTCCAACACGGATCGCTTTACTTGCTGTCCGCTCGAATAAGCTAAAGAACGGTCGTATTGGGCATCGTAATAGGTTTTTTGTCCGTCTTGTACGCAAAACACGGTGTGTTCTGCTCTTTTGAGACCTCTGAGATAAATGTATGGTTTCATATCTTGAAAAAATTATTGATTTATTGTTTGTTAATTACCGCGTAATGGAATCGTATCAAGGTGAGAAAATAAGGAACATTATCCGAAGGCATAAGATGGACAATCGATGCCATCTCTTCCAATTCCTTTGCAACTTCGGATTCTTCTACAATAGCGGTCAATCGTTCGATAAAAACCTTCTTGTTCGTTGCTTCCAATAGCAGTTTGATCGCATTGGTGCGACCGGTCCTTCCGGCTTTACCTCCGGATCCAAAGAGCTGTAATGTTTGGGCAAATTCTTTGGATTTTCCCCATAATTCTTCGTTGTTGAGCATAGCTAATAACCAAATTTGATATGTATTATATTGTATTGTTTGTTCTTCATTTCCTGCTTTGCAAACCGGTATCTTTCCTTTTCGCATATAATCGCTCAGTCCTTTCGGCTCCATGGCTTTTAGTCCGACAGAGCCTTCGCTGCAGGCTTTGGCAAAGCCGATGGCAGTACCGAACAACTTCACAGCATCCTTATATTTATCTGCGCCAAAGTATCGATCGAACAGCTCATTTGCCTTACGAATAGGCCATAAGACGAAAGGAATAAAGCCGATAGTCGTATTTGTTTGGCCTATGTTGTATATGTATCCCATCATCTTAGGGTCTTCGAAACGTTTGCTTATCGAGACCAGAAGTTGTGCCCACGGCAAAATCGAGACTTCCATGATACCGTCTTTCGTGCTGTATACATCGGAGAAGTCGAGTGAGCAGTCTTTGGAATCATATAGTTTTTTTATCCATTGTCCATTCCACGTATTGATTTGGTTGCCACGCATGCTCGGTGTCTTGTCAAGGTGTCGTCTGTATTCCTTCCACCCCTCGAAAATGTCCAATAGAAGCTCCGGCTTATTGAAAAGAATAGTCATTCCTCCTTGTACACCGACTCCTAAACCGGCCCCGATCCATGACAAATAACTTTCCGATGCATCTATTTCATTACGAGGGATAGATACCTGTCCGGATGTCGTGGATAGAGGATCGATAGAGGGATAACCAATGGCAATACTCGCATCGGCTATTCCCGAATCAATTTTTTCAACGAACTTCTCCAGACGTTCGGCTCGCCTTTCTGCTGTCTCGAAATGCTTTTTGCCTAAGATCATGTCTTTCCATGATATTTTGGGGTTTTCGAAAGGAGAATTACCCGCCGTCATCAAATACTTTTCTTGTCCGAAGAAAAGAGGATAGTAAATATCCAAAAAGAATCCTTTGGGGGCATAATCGGTGTTGTTCCTTTCATTGTATGCCTTCAAGAATATCTTCCCTATAACTGAAGTAACCATGTCTTTTTATTTAGAATATCTCAAAACTTTTGTAGTATCGCGAGTCGGCAAATTCTTCCATCAACCCCAATTTTGAATCGTATGCTCTGTCAGGGATGACGAAAGGATGTGCACCACAGTTCGTAGCGACTAATTGCTTGAAACGAATACTCTGTGGAACAGGAATTTCCAAGGGTGTTCGATTGATGTAGTTGCCGTTTTCGTACTCTTCCCGATCGCTTTCCATGATGCAGCAGGCCGAGTTTATATCCAGTATTTTGAATAGGGCTGATTTCGAATTGTGTTTTAGTTCTTTCATAACCCATTCACCATCCTGAAAAATGGTGTGCATATTAATATCGAGAGCCATCACCTCCGGATAGACCGCATCCAATAACTGCTGTACATCAGCCTCATGAAGTACTTCGCAGTGGGGAAGAGAACTGTAGCTTCGCTGCAGAATTTCAAGCTCATAAGGCAAAGCTTCCTTTTCGTTTTCGGGAGGAGCTATTACGTAAATAGGCTTCGTTTGCCCGATCGTTTCCAAAGAACGTTTTCGATTGATGCGGCCAAATCGTTGGATAAGAGCATCGATGGGAGCACATTCGGTAAGCATCATATCGAAGCTAATATCCAAACTAACTTCCACGACTTGAGTCGAAACTACGATGCAAGGCCCTTGACATTGATTGTATCGCTCTTTCAGTTCCAGCTCCAACTGAGCGCGATGCCCCCTTTTGAAGCGACTATGGATAAGAAGAGTCGGTATAGCAGGATACTTCCCAACGACCTCTTGGTATAGCTGCTGAGCTCTTTTGACCTGATTGCAAACCATCAGAATTTTCTGACTCTGTTCTATGGCTTTTTGTATGACGGGTTCGACATCTTCCATAGAGCCGGCTTTGTGAATGGTGTGCCGGTCAAATCCCTTTAGGACTTCTTTCGGCAGCTTCACCTCGTACACGGCAGTTTCACCGCCTAATAGTCGGAGCAGTCCGGTATATAAATCCGTGGGCATTGTAGCTGTCCCAATGTGGATCCTGCATCCGAGTGCAACCAGTATCTCCACTATTTTGAGCACCATGGCTTGGGTCTCTTTCCGGTAGGTATGTATTTCGTCCAAAATCACATCACATCCTCGAATATCCAATGCCGTGACTTCATATCCTTTAAGCCCAAAAGCCAGTGCTGCAATCTGATGAGGTGTCAAGACCTTAATCGAGGCACCCACGTGACGGGAAAGTATTCGCTCGTAGCCTCCATTCAATTTTAGAATAGAAGCTGCATGTAGCGGATAGATCTGAGCATCCGTATCCCGAAGATCGGCTTTCAGACGATCGTACATGGCATTGATGGAGGCTTGGAAAGGAAGTGTATAGAACACTCTACCACGGCAACGCCGCAGTAGGAAATCGGTCTTACCTGCTCCTGTGGGGGCTGTCACTAAGGTGTGTTGTCGCTCGTCATCGGCAGACAGAAGAGAGAGGGGATATAATTCGCTCCTCCTATTCCTGTAATAGGAAAGATCCGGAGTGACAAACAATTTTCTCAGTGTATCTTCCGTCTGTCCGTCCAAGCTGGAGGCAAAATGATCGGCAGCCATTAATAGCCCTTTCCACTGCGAACAGTTACGCCCCAATGAGCTACAGTAGTCTACCGCCTCTTGGTAATTGCTTCTGGCTTCATCCATCGTGATGGGATGAGTCTCCCATCCGAGTTCATGAAGAATGCCCAAAGCTTCTTGGCTCCATTGTTCAAATCCTTTGCTATGAAGTTTGAAGCATCGACTCTCATTTTCATCCAGATCCAATAAGCCAAGTTCTCGGCTGTCATTGCAGATGGACTTATGGTGGGCTGCTATCATTTCGATGATAGCCCGGCGATCTACTTCATCGGGCAGTAAGGAAATGAAGAATATAGAAGCGATTTCGTGACGAAAAACATCACCGCCAAGATTGTCTTCTGCCTTCAATCTGCTTTGGAAGATCGGGCTTGCTTTGCCTATGTCATGCAGATGTGCGCCTTTGCGAGCCATGTCCGTCGAAAGGCCCCAATGCTGCGCCATGACTTCGGCCGCTTTGGCTACATCTTGCAGGTGTTGTAAGAGCGGAGTACCATCGCTTTTGGCAAATATGTGTTCGTATCGGCTCATCCCTCGTTCGCTTGAGTCATTGTAGGATGGCCTCTCCTCCGATTTCTATCCTGCCGTACATGGGTGTATTTTCATCGAATCGGTTGAACCCCACCATAAAGGCATCCGGATAATCCTTTCCAAAACGAAGCTCAAACCCCGGTAGGGCATTGAAGGTCTCTTCGTCCATCTTCAGTATCTCTGTGTCCGGCAGTACAACGTCTTCATTACGACATAAACAAAGATGCTGTCGAGCTGCAATCACAGCATCTTCTTCTGACGTAAAGGCGAGGTAAAGAGACGGGTGTAGCATCACGCCGCGTTTGAGAATGGACTGCGGACGGGTGTACGTTCGGCCCTTCCCTTTGCCTTTGCCCTCCCATGCCTGAGTTTGCGTTTTTTCTTGTTGCACGCTCATACTCATACATGAGAGTTTATGACGGGCAATCTTGTGTATACCTTTCTTTATGAGCATTTCCGGGAAAAGCTTCTTCTCCATACCCTCTATGATGGATGGTGTCAGAAACTGTTGGCTATACGTCTCTCCATCACGTACTGCAGACCAAGGTTTTATATACCCGAAAGGCCCTGTATAGTGTACCACGAAAAATATCTTGTCTTCCATGCTCTCTCATTTTATGGCACCGAAGCCGATGCCGGTTGAGTTGCCGATGCCCGCGTTCCATGCGAACAGCTTGGTCTCGGCATTCCCTATTATGCGGATGGGACACCAACTGGCTTTGTTTTTCACTCCCCGGTAATCGATAAGCATCACCTTGGCTTTCCCCTGATCAGGGACAAAAGATGCGGTGGCAGTAGGGTCATCGATTCCTACCGCCTGAAGTTTTTTACGAAGATTTTCTGTCAGTAGGGCATTGGCTGCTTCGTCCGTATAGACTATATGGTCGAACCCATTGTCCTCGCGCCAACGCTTCAGCAGGATAGGGCCGGCAGGAAAGAAAATTTCGCGATCGGTCATGTCGGGATCTTCGATAACGGTCACTTCCCGGACGCAGAGGCTTTTGAACATTTCGGGATCTTGACGAATCCCTGCCAGCATACGTCTGATAAGCTCCGGATCATGAGCACTGACAAACATATTGGCCCAATCGGTAAAGAGAATACTGTTGAGTTCTGACACGAATTTGCCCCCATTGAGACGGGAAAATGAGTAGGAGATGCTTTTGCCGTGCATATCGTTTTCTCCGAGCCATTTTTGCAGAGTGCCGACGAGCAAATGTTGGTGAGAAAAAGAGACTAATGAATCGTCTGCCTTGATGGATAGTTCTATTCGCATGTGGTTATAGCTTATAATATATTTAATGGCCTAAAGTTACTCTAAAAGCTGTAATTAATGCGTATTTTTTATGCTTATTTGCGAGGAAATCGGATATATAGCATCCATCGTTCCGAGGAATTTTGCGAAAACCGCACTGAAAATAGAAAAGGGGCGAGGGCGGGGGTATAAAATACGAACCGAAAATGCTCCGATTGTGGTGCGTGTTTTCTGAAAAACCGGAACAAGAAGTTTTTCGTTGTGGCGCGAGAATTTTTTATTTCTCGAACCACAACGAAAAAGTTTACGCGCCACGTTTTTCGGGGGCGCAGACACAGAGAAATCGGTTCGTGAATGAACCGGGTATAACGAGGTGTGCCTTATCGCTTTATGTGAACCATTAACAAGAGATCAAGACAGCCGTAGCAAGTCTGTCTTTCAGGTATTTCATCTTGTGAATAGAGAAGGGATAATATCCTCTTTCGGAGTATTGGGTAAGTGGGCGATTCGAGGAGGTTCGATCATAAGCTCCTATGATTAGAGATACTTCGGTTTTGAGATAATGTTAGCGAGACCCGAATAGAGCCAATCATGAATAAAAGGTTTATCCCAAGATGGAGATTCCTACATGGAACTCTCTCCGATTGCGATAGAAAGGGAGTAGGATATTAACGCGATAGCATATCCTTCATCACCGATTGCAGCATTACTTTGGCCGCTATAGCGCGTTGGTCGGCAAGTGGGGCTTCGTGTCCATAGACAATCTTGTCGCCGGCAAAATCGTAGATGGTAGTTCCTTCAGAAGTCGCCAAGCCTACTAAACCGGGGAAGGAGAAATAAGCGAAATGGGGGCTGTTTCTCCGAAAAACATCTTTGGAGAATACGAATTCATCATGAGCAAGCCCTAATTGGGCCAGTAGCGTGGCAGGCAAATCGGACTGCGACACTACCTCTTCGAAGCGTATCGGTCGTAAGATGGCTCCTCCTGTCCACAGCATCACAATCCCATATCGGCCGGGCTGATCGGGCATAGCTTGGTCAGCAGGATAGGGGTAGCCATGATCGGAGACGGTTATGATGAGTGTATTCTTCCATTGAGGAGACTGCTGCATACCACGTATATAGTCGCCAAAGCAGCTGTCCGTATAGAAAACGCTATTGAGATACGGATCCGGATGATGCTGAGAAGGGACATCGAATGGTTCATGGCTGGAAAGTGTGAGGAAGCTGTAGAAGTAAGGTTTCTTTTCTTTCTCCAATCGCCGACAATCGTCCAATAGGCGTGGGAAACTGATATGATCCGGCGTACCCCATTTGCTCAACCTCGTTTTGATCGGAAAGCTGCTAACGTCCGTTACCTCGTCATATCCAGTGGCGTATAGGTAGCTACGGACATTTGTAAAGTCAGCATCTCCTCCGTACAGGTGGTGGGTGCTATAGCCGACGGTGCGCAATGAAGCAGCTATGCCCGGCAGGTTGCGCACCTTATTGGGGTATTTGATGATGGATGAATTCGGCTGCGAAGGGTAGCCACTGAGCGTGGCTACTGTGCCTCTGTCTGTTCGAAAGCTGCTTGCGAAGGCTTGGCTAAAGAGAATCCCATTCTGTGCCAGCGAATCAATGCAGGGTGTATGTCCCGGGGTACCACCGAGGCATCCCACGGCATTAGCCGAGAAGCTCTCCAGCAGGATCAGTACAATGTTCGGCCTATCTGTACTCAATATCCTCTCTGTGCTATCAGAAGCCGATTCCCTTACTTCGCTTCCATCCGAACAACCGTATAAACGAAGTTGCTCGAAAGCTTTGATACAGTCTTCTTCTGACAAAAATTGATAGTTCGAATAGTCTTCTTCGCTATGCATGCAGGTATATAGAAAACTGAAAACAGGATTGACGGCAACCTGATTGTGTAGCTGCTTGGGACTGTGAAAGACGGATCCGACATTGAGCGTAGCCACTCCCACACCTCCTCTGATCAGGAGGAATAGGAAAGCTCCACCCACAACCGGTTTCCATATGTCGGCGATATGCGGATGTGCAACTACTTTTGTCGGAAAGTACCTACGGTGAAATCGATGTAGAACGAAAGCCGGTATGCAAACGAATACAACCGTGATCAAGAGACCGATCAAGAGTTGCGGTGCTGTAGCACTGGCCATGGCTTCCTGTGGCTGGCGTAGATAGAAAAGGGGGGTGGCATCGAGGCGGAAACCCCAATACCCGAAAAGCATCAGATCCGCCGTGTAGATCAGCCCGACAAAGAAGCTTATGAGTGTGTAATAATGCTTAAGAATTTGTCTCTGTATTCGCCCGATTTTCTTTTCTCCCCAGCCGGCAATGGCATTGATGCCGGCGAACAATAGAGGAAGTACTGTCAGGTAAGCTGCTACGGCTGCATCGTGCCTGAGTCCATACAGGAAAATGGCCGCAATATCTCCGCTGGAAGTGCCTATCCCGGCAAGCTGGCCAGAGTAGACGAGCAGGAATATGACTTTCTGAAAGAGGAAATAGAGCAGAAATAGAACAAATACTCCTATTACGTAGCAGAAACCGCTTCTTTTCCGAAACAAAAGCTCTCCTCGTTCGAACAACGTCTTCATATGTCAGGCTGTCGGACGCTTTCCGCGCAAGAAGAAGGGGCGTGCTATCGCCCACACAATCCCCAGCTGGAGTAGTGCCAGAGCTGTCTTGGCTATAGCTTCTGTGATGTGCAGGCTCTTCGGATCAAAACGAAATTCTATTTTATGACGCCCGGCAGGAACCTCCAGAGCACGGAGTATATAGTTGGCACGAATGATCGGTACAGCTTGGTTATCGATAGTCGCTGTCCAGCCATGAGGATAGTATATCTCGGAAAATATGCCCAGCATGGGTTGTGTGCTCACAGCTTCGTACACCTGTCTGTTCGGAGCATATTCTTTCAGACTTATAGAGGCAGTGCTATCGGTCAGAGCCGGTAGCCTTTTGAGCGATTCGGAAGAGAATCGTTCGTCCACGACAGCGATGTCACGCGTCAGTCGATTGCTGTCCAAAGCCATCATTTCCTCATTGGCATTTCCTACCCAGCGGATACTGCCGGCCGGCCATGCCGGACCGTAAGCGTCCGGATTCAACATGGGAGTGGGCCGGTTGTTTTCTCCGGGGACTATGATATACTTGGTGTTGAGCATATTGACTACTTCGCGATTGCCTTTGCTCAGTTGGTGTTCGATCAAATCCTGATAACGCTGGAGTTTGGCAGCGTGGTATCCACCGATGCTCCGGTGCCAGCGGCTCGTGGTGGCATCATTATAGGTGTCCACGGTGAGATTCAGAACGCGGTACCCGAGCGACTTGTCTGCAAGGATTTGCTTGTCTGCTTCTGTCAGAGGTGCAGCACGTTGGCTGACGAGTTCGGGATCTATAAAATGCTCATCGTTCAGATAGCGTTTGTCCACCGTCCATAGATCGACCAGCGTGATCACGGCCAAAGATACCAGTAGAGCAGTTGCTTTGAGTCTCTTTTGAAAGAAGAGCCACAACAGAATGCCGCATACAGCCAATATGCCGAAGCTACGCCATGCATCAGAAGCTAATATGCCCGAGCGAACATCCACGAGGGTCGTCTTGATAGCTGCTGCTTCAGGGTGACCTGCTGCTTCTCGGAACATAGCTTCCTCCTGCCCGCTCAGCAAACCGAGCAGGGAGGGCACAAGGGCAAAAAGAAGCGATGCCCCAAGGGTCAGAAGTGTAGCTGCAACCCAAGCAGTACGTTCGCGCTTAAGGAGGGGTTTTCCCTCTTTGATTATTTTCGCCAAAGCCATAACGGCCAAAGCCGGAATCGTAAATTCGGCGATCACAAGGATGGACGATACCGTGCGAAACTTATCGTACAGAGGAAAATGGTCGATGAAGAAGCTCGTCAGCCACATCATATTATGCCCCCAAGAGAGTAGAATAGACAGGATGGTGGCTGCCAGCAAAGCCCACTTGACAGGCCCTTTGACGATAAAACAACCCAAGACAAA
This genomic stretch from Porphyromonas gingivalis ATCC 33277 harbors:
- the cas1b gene encoding type I-B CRISPR-associated endonuclease Cas1b, coding for MKKTYYLFNPGELSRKDNTIRFVPIQEGENGQEQAGQARYIPVEGISDFYVFGSLRANSSLYNFLGSNDIAVHFFDYYENYTGSFMPRDFLLSGKMLLAQASAYKNKKKRLFLARKFIEGAASNMQKNLAYYNNRGKDMQPMMELIDKYSLRLEETTTIEALMGIEGNIRQAYYDAFNLIIDPFEMGARSKQPPQNEVNALISFGNMMCYTLCLKAIHQSQLNPTISFLHTPGERRYSLCLDISEVFKPILVDRTIFKVMNKRIIQAKHFDKQLNKCILNPSGKKLFVQAFEERLSETIRHRKLNRSISFKHLVKLECYKIAKDILGIEEYQPFKMYW
- the cas4 gene encoding CRISPR-associated protein Cas4; this encodes MIITGTHFNYHQVCRRKLWLFSAGITMEHTSDLVYEGKLIHETTYQQRPERYQELELDGIKIDFYDAKNRVVHEVKKSNKISPAHRLQLLYYLYVLERNGVLGATGILEYPTLRKKEEVILSDIDRERIREIEQEILQIISHEDCPPVIDSGICKNCSYYEFCFSGEEQ
- a CDS encoding CRISPR-associated helicase/endonuclease Cas3; the encoded protein is MSRYEHIFAKSDGTPLLQHLQDVAKAAEVMAQHWGLSTDMARKGAHLHDIGKASPIFQSRLKAEDNLGGDVFRHEIASIFFISLLPDEVDRRAIIEMIAAHHKSICNDSRELGLLDLDENESRCFKLHSKGFEQWSQEALGILHELGWETHPITMDEARSNYQEAVDYCSSLGRNCSQWKGLLMAADHFASSLDGQTEDTLRKLFVTPDLSYYRNRRSELYPLSLLSADDERQHTLVTAPTGAGKTDFLLRRCRGRVFYTLPFQASINAMYDRLKADLRDTDAQIYPLHAASILKLNGGYERILSRHVGASIKVLTPHQIAALAFGLKGYEVTALDIRGCDVILDEIHTYRKETQAMVLKIVEILVALGCRIHIGTATMPTDLYTGLLRLLGGETAVYEVKLPKEVLKGFDRHTIHKAGSMEDVEPVIQKAIEQSQKILMVCNQVKRAQQLYQEVVGKYPAIPTLLIHSRFKRGHRAQLELELKERYNQCQGPCIVVSTQVVEVSLDISFDMMLTECAPIDALIQRFGRINRKRSLETIGQTKPIYVIAPPENEKEALPYELEILQRSYSSLPHCEVLHEADVQQLLDAVYPEVMALDINMHTIFQDGEWVMKELKHNSKSALFKILDINSACCIMESDREEYENGNYINRTPLEIPVPQSIRFKQLVATNCGAHPFVIPDRAYDSKLGLMEEFADSRYYKSFEIF
- the cas6 gene encoding CRISPR-associated endoribonuclease Cas6 produces the protein MRIELSIKADDSLVSFSHQHLLVGTLQKWLGENDMHGKSISYSFSRLNGGKFVSELNSILFTDWANMFVSAHDPELIRRMLAGIRQDPEMFKSLCVREVTVIEDPDMTDREIFFPAGPILLKRWREDNGFDHIVYTDEAANALLTENLRKKLQAVGIDDPTATASFVPDQGKAKVMLIDYRGVKNKASWCPIRIIGNAETKLFAWNAGIGNSTGIGFGAIK
- a CDS encoding DUF1661 domain-containing protein translates to MVREIKNSRATTKNFLFRFFRKHAPQSEHFRFVFYTPALAPFLFSVRFSQNSSERWMLYIRFPRK
- a CDS encoding DUF1661 domain-containing protein, which encodes MAREFFISRTTTKKFTRHVFRGRRHREIGS
- a CDS encoding LTA synthase family protein, which produces MKTLFERGELLFRKRSGFCYVIGVFVLFLLYFLFQKVIFLLVYSGQLAGIGTSSGDIAAIFLYGLRHDAAVAAYLTVLPLLFAGINAIAGWGEKKIGRIQRQILKHYYTLISFFVGLIYTADLMLFGYWGFRLDATPLFYLRQPQEAMASATAPQLLIGLLITVVFVCIPAFVLHRFHRRYFPTKVVAHPHIADIWKPVVGGAFLFLLIRGGVGVATLNVGSVFHSPKQLHNQVAVNPVFSFLYTCMHSEEDYSNYQFLSEEDCIKAFEQLRLYGCSDGSEVRESASDSTERILSTDRPNIVLILLESFSANAVGCLGGTPGHTPCIDSLAQNGILFSQAFASSFRTDRGTVATLSGYPSQPNSSIIKYPNKVRNLPGIAASLRTVGYSTHHLYGGDADFTNVRSYLYATGYDEVTDVSSFPIKTRLSKWGTPDHISFPRLLDDCRRLEKEKKPYFYSFLTLSSHEPFDVPSQHHPDPYLNSVFYTDSCFGDYIRGMQQSPQWKNTLIITVSDHGYPYPADQAMPDQPGRYGIVMLWTGGAILRPIRFEEVVSQSDLPATLLAQLGLAHDEFVFSKDVFRRNSPHFAYFSFPGLVGLATSEGTTIYDFAGDKIVYGHEAPLADQRAIAAKVMLQSVMKDMLSR
- a CDS encoding membrane protein is translated as MKENEKPTAAAGTVTTTDKTKPDWRKILPYAAVVLLFIALALAYFYPASFDGRVLFQGDVAGASGTAQDVRDWEAQTGEHSYWTNSLFGGMPMYQISPSYPSTHTLQTIQDVLTLRKPFYLLGTYAWMLFAMMGGFFLFLRSLRIRILPAVIGSIAWAFSSYFLILIMAGHIWKLTAMCFIPPTLAGMIWIYNGRWLAGGSVMAFFTALQVLANHVQMSYYFLFVMFFMVLAFLAEAIQTKRIRHFFLSSAVVVIAGLVGIAVNSTNLFHTYQYGKETMRGGSELTLKQSGAPTDQVTHENKSGLDKAYITQWSYGIGETWSLLIPDIKGGSSGYLGYDEKVMETVNPSYAQAIARMNRYWGDQPFTAGPVYVGAFVLFLFVLGCFIVKGPVKWALLAATILSILLSWGHNMMWLTSFFIDHFPLYDKFRTVSSILVIAEFTIPALAVMALAKIIKEGKPLLKRERTAWVAATLLTLGASLLFALVPSLLGLLSGQEEAMFREAAGHPEAAAIKTTLVDVRSGILASDAWRSFGILAVCGILLWLFFQKRLKATALLVSLAVITLVDLWTVDKRYLNDEHFIDPELVSQRAAPLTEADKQILADKSLGYRVLNLTVDTYNDATTSRWHRSIGGYHAAKLQRYQDLIEHQLSKGNREVVNMLNTKYIIVPGENNRPTPMLNPDAYGPAWPAGSIRWVGNANEEMMALDSNRLTRDIAVVDERFSSESLKRLPALTDSTASISLKEYAPNRQVYEAVSTQPMLGIFSEIYYPHGWTATIDNQAVPIIRANYILRALEVPAGRHKIEFRFDPKSLHITEAIAKTALALLQLGIVWAIARPFFLRGKRPTA